In a single window of the Agromyces sp. H17E-10 genome:
- a CDS encoding dihydrofolate reductase family protein, which translates to MSHVFLEMTMTLDGFTAAHGVSLEHPLGIDGERVHEWIRNSVFSGAVPQSSDAVVDTEPARIDREARERMFESTGAFVLGRRTFDVGEAAWGDAPVFEGRPCFVVTSREHEPVECGGSRFEFVTGGVREAVARASEAASAASVCIMGGARVARDAFAEQLVDEARLHLVPVLLGGGARLFPDAAEHRIELDPLSVAQGAKATHLRYRVVRDARPT; encoded by the coding sequence ATGTCGCACGTCTTCCTCGAGATGACGATGACGCTCGACGGCTTCACGGCCGCCCACGGCGTGAGCCTCGAGCATCCGCTCGGCATCGATGGCGAACGCGTGCACGAGTGGATCCGCAACTCGGTGTTCAGCGGCGCCGTACCCCAGTCGAGCGACGCGGTCGTCGACACCGAGCCGGCCCGCATCGATCGCGAGGCCCGCGAGCGCATGTTCGAGTCGACCGGGGCGTTCGTGCTCGGCCGTCGCACCTTCGACGTCGGTGAGGCGGCCTGGGGGGATGCCCCGGTGTTCGAGGGACGCCCGTGCTTCGTCGTCACGAGCCGCGAGCACGAACCCGTCGAGTGCGGCGGCTCCCGCTTCGAGTTCGTCACGGGCGGCGTCCGCGAGGCCGTCGCGCGGGCGAGCGAGGCCGCGAGCGCCGCGTCGGTGTGCATCATGGGCGGTGCGCGGGTCGCGCGCGACGCGTTCGCGGAGCAGCTCGTCGACGAGGCGCGGCTGCACCTGGTGCCGGTGCTGCTCGGCGGCGGTGCCCGACTGTTCCCCGACGCGGCGGAGCATCGCATCGAGCTCGACCCGCTGAGCGTCGCGCAGGGCGCGAAGGCGACTCACCTGCGCTACCGCGTGGTGCGCGACGCGCGACCGACCTAG
- a CDS encoding MFS transporter has product MSTSARRIPVWLAIVAASLPMFMATLDNLVITNALPAMAVDLGASIEELQWFVNAFTLAFATFILAAAALGDRIGRRTVFVVAIAIFTAASALVALSTEPWQVIASRAVQGFGAAGIMPLSLTLLAGSVPKRLRPMAIGIWGGVAGLGVALGPLIGGAVIEGWNWQAIFWLNVPVGIVAIPLALAALPNALGAKARIDLVGVALAGLGVLGVVFGIVRGNDAGWDSAEVIGSLVAGAALLAAFVWWESRTSAPLLPLRLFRDRSFTAANLVGFWFSFGMFGSVFVLIQFLQVVQGASPLEAGVQTMPWTLAPMFIAPIAGAIAPRVGTRTLIVTGLALQAAALTWLALELDPDVAYASLIGPFLMAGIGMSLVFAPMSTAVLAHMPEDDHAKASGTNSTLREVGVALGVAVLTAVFTGAGGELTPTGFTDAAGPAVLVGAAGLVIAFVAALFLPAGRGTGDHGSSDDGSAIEDAAAEASRTADELAERAPAAV; this is encoded by the coding sequence ATGTCCACCAGCGCACGCCGCATTCCCGTGTGGCTCGCCATCGTCGCGGCATCCCTGCCGATGTTCATGGCGACGCTCGACAACCTCGTCATCACCAACGCACTGCCCGCGATGGCCGTCGACCTCGGCGCCTCCATCGAGGAGCTGCAGTGGTTCGTCAACGCCTTCACGCTCGCGTTCGCGACGTTCATCCTCGCGGCGGCCGCGCTCGGCGACCGCATCGGCCGGCGCACGGTCTTCGTCGTCGCCATCGCGATCTTCACGGCCGCGAGCGCGCTCGTCGCGCTCAGCACCGAGCCGTGGCAGGTCATCGCGAGCCGCGCCGTGCAGGGCTTCGGCGCGGCGGGCATCATGCCCCTCTCGCTGACCCTGCTCGCCGGCAGCGTGCCGAAGCGCCTGCGGCCCATGGCGATCGGCATCTGGGGCGGCGTCGCCGGCCTCGGCGTCGCGCTCGGGCCCCTCATCGGCGGCGCCGTCATCGAGGGCTGGAACTGGCAGGCGATCTTCTGGCTCAACGTGCCCGTCGGCATCGTCGCGATCCCGCTCGCGCTCGCCGCACTGCCGAACGCGCTGGGCGCGAAGGCCCGCATCGACCTCGTCGGGGTCGCGCTCGCCGGCCTCGGCGTGCTCGGCGTCGTGTTCGGCATCGTTCGCGGCAACGACGCCGGCTGGGACAGCGCCGAGGTGATCGGCTCGCTCGTCGCCGGCGCCGCGCTGCTCGCCGCGTTCGTCTGGTGGGAGTCGCGCACGAGCGCCCCGCTGCTGCCGCTCCGGCTCTTCCGCGATCGCAGCTTCACGGCGGCGAACCTCGTCGGCTTCTGGTTCAGCTTCGGCATGTTCGGGTCGGTGTTCGTGCTCATCCAGTTCCTCCAGGTCGTGCAGGGTGCGTCGCCGCTCGAGGCCGGCGTGCAGACCATGCCGTGGACGCTCGCGCCCATGTTCATCGCCCCGATCGCCGGTGCCATCGCTCCCAGGGTCGGCACGCGCACGCTCATCGTCACCGGTCTCGCCCTGCAGGCGGCGGCGCTCACCTGGCTCGCGCTCGAGCTCGACCCCGACGTGGCGTACGCGTCGCTCATCGGCCCGTTCCTCATGGCCGGTATCGGCATGTCGCTCGTCTTCGCGCCGATGTCGACCGCAGTGCTCGCCCACATGCCCGAGGACGACCACGCCAAGGCCTCGGGCACGAACTCGACCCTCCGCGAGGTGGGCGTCGCCCTCGGCGTCGCGGTGCTCACGGCGGTCTTCACCGGCGCAGGCGGCGAGCTCACCCCGACCGGCTTCACGGATGCCGCGGGGCCCGCCGTGCTCGTCGGCGCCGCGGGCCTCGTGATCGCGTTCGTCGCGGCGCTCTTCCTGCCCGCCGGGCGCGGCACCGGCGACCACGGTTCGAGTGACGACGGCTCGGCGATCGAGGATGCCGCGGCCGAGGCATCCCGCACGGCCGACGAGCTCGCCGAGCGAGCGCCCGCCGCCGTGTGA
- a CDS encoding DoxX family protein: protein MIIALWIVTGLLALLFVMAGSMKALKSREAVLANMPWVEEVNAGQLKMIGILEVLGGIGLVLPAATGILPWLTPVAAFALAVTMAFAVALHVKRKESFVPSLVLGLVSIVVGVGWVLLG from the coding sequence TTGATCATCGCGCTGTGGATCGTCACCGGGCTGCTCGCCCTGCTGTTCGTGATGGCCGGAAGCATGAAGGCCCTGAAGTCCCGCGAAGCGGTGCTCGCGAACATGCCGTGGGTCGAAGAGGTCAACGCCGGCCAGCTCAAGATGATCGGCATCCTCGAGGTGCTCGGCGGCATCGGACTCGTGCTCCCGGCGGCGACCGGCATCCTGCCGTGGCTCACCCCGGTCGCCGCGTTCGCGCTCGCCGTCACGATGGCGTTCGCCGTCGCGCTGCACGTCAAGCGCAAGGAGTCGTTCGTGCCGAGTCTCGTGCTCGGCCTCGTCTCGATCGTGGTCGGCGTCGGCTGGGTGCTGCTCGGCTGA
- a CDS encoding TetR/AcrR family transcriptional regulator, with protein MSSSTDRIPATERREQILEAATRVFGEQGYAGATTDRVAKAAGISQPYVVRLFGTKEQLFIEVVERACARIAEAMDRAIADESSDRTVGPRIGEAYVDLVQTDRGILLSLMQGFILGQDPAIGPVARKGFMTIYERLRSVMDAEGAMRFIAQGMLINTLIASNLTVGIDVDDQVDELFACTFGDKLGLVLEGLSKAG; from the coding sequence ATGAGTTCGAGCACCGATCGGATCCCGGCAACGGAGCGGCGCGAGCAGATCCTCGAGGCCGCCACCCGGGTCTTCGGCGAGCAGGGCTACGCCGGCGCCACGACCGACCGCGTCGCGAAGGCCGCCGGCATCAGCCAGCCGTACGTCGTGCGCCTCTTCGGCACGAAGGAGCAGCTGTTCATCGAGGTCGTCGAGCGAGCCTGCGCGCGCATCGCCGAGGCGATGGACCGGGCGATCGCCGACGAGTCGAGCGACCGCACGGTCGGCCCCCGCATCGGCGAGGCCTACGTCGACCTCGTGCAGACCGACCGCGGCATCCTGCTCTCGCTCATGCAGGGGTTCATCCTGGGCCAGGACCCGGCGATCGGCCCGGTCGCCCGAAAGGGCTTCATGACGATCTACGAGCGCCTGCGCAGCGTCATGGACGCCGAGGGGGCCATGCGCTTCATCGCCCAGGGCATGCTCATCAACACGCTCATCGCGTCGAACCTGACCGTGGGCATCGACGTCGACGACCAGGTCGACGAGCTCTTCGCGTGCACGTTCGGCGACAAGCTCGGGCTCGTGCTCGAAGGGCTCAGCAAGGCGGGCTGA
- a CDS encoding winged helix-turn-helix transcriptional regulator produces the protein MANPAPLTIDPVIGDCPAAASVAASPCSVEHEASGVIRDVLARVGDKWSLLVIGLLHDEPLRFTELQRRIDGISHRMLTQTLRNLQRDGLVSRTSYAEIPPRVEYAATELGRSLAEPVLGLVGWAAAHHEQITDAREAFDEA, from the coding sequence ATGGCGAACCCGGCACCCCTGACGATCGACCCCGTCATCGGCGACTGCCCGGCGGCGGCATCCGTCGCGGCGTCGCCGTGCAGCGTCGAGCACGAGGCGAGCGGAGTCATCCGCGATGTACTCGCCCGCGTCGGCGACAAGTGGAGCCTGCTCGTGATCGGGCTGCTGCACGACGAACCGCTGCGGTTCACCGAACTGCAGCGGCGCATCGACGGCATCTCGCACCGCATGCTCACGCAGACGCTGCGCAACCTGCAGCGCGACGGACTCGTCTCACGGACGAGCTACGCGGAGATCCCGCCGCGCGTCGAGTACGCCGCGACCGAGCTCGGCCGTTCGCTCGCGGAGCCCGTGCTGGGTCTCGTCGGCTGGGCCGCCGCCCACCACGAGCAGATCACCGACGCGCGTGAGGCCTTCGACGAGGCGTGA
- the prpB gene encoding methylisocitrate lyase, protein MLYSSTPAHEKRRLFRERLATGEIMRFPGAFNPLSAKLIGERGFEGVYISGAVLSADLGLPDIGLTTLSEVAGRGRQIARMTELPAIIDADTGFGEPMNVARTVQEMEDAGLAGLHIEDQINPKRCGHLDGKQVVDDETALRRIRAAVDARRDENFLIMARTDIAAVDGLQAAIDRAKALVDAGADAIFPEAMRSLEEFAAIRAAVDVPLLANMTEFGKSELFTVQQLADVGMNIVIWPVSLLRLAMGSAMRGLDELEASGSLTAKLGDMQHRAELYELVDYEAYNHFDTSIFNFTVAR, encoded by the coding sequence ATGCTGTACTCATCCACCCCGGCGCACGAGAAGCGGCGCCTGTTCCGCGAGCGGCTCGCGACGGGCGAGATCATGCGCTTCCCGGGCGCGTTCAACCCGCTCTCGGCGAAGCTCATCGGCGAACGCGGCTTCGAGGGCGTCTACATCTCGGGCGCCGTGCTGAGCGCCGACCTCGGCCTGCCCGACATCGGGCTCACGACCCTGAGCGAGGTCGCGGGTCGCGGCCGGCAGATCGCCCGCATGACCGAGTTGCCCGCGATCATCGACGCCGATACCGGCTTCGGCGAGCCGATGAACGTCGCCCGCACGGTGCAGGAGATGGAGGACGCGGGCCTCGCCGGCCTCCACATCGAGGACCAGATCAACCCGAAGCGCTGCGGCCACCTCGACGGCAAGCAGGTCGTCGACGACGAGACGGCGCTCCGCCGCATCCGCGCCGCCGTCGACGCGCGCCGCGACGAGAACTTCCTCATCATGGCGCGCACCGACATCGCCGCGGTCGACGGGCTGCAGGCCGCGATCGACCGGGCCAAGGCCCTCGTCGACGCGGGCGCCGACGCGATCTTCCCCGAGGCGATGCGATCGCTCGAGGAGTTCGCGGCGATCCGCGCCGCGGTCGACGTGCCGTTGCTCGCGAACATGACCGAGTTCGGCAAGAGCGAGCTCTTCACGGTGCAGCAGCTGGCCGACGTGGGCATGAACATCGTCATCTGGCCCGTGTCGCTCCTGCGACTCGCGATGGGCAGCGCGATGCGCGGGCTCGACGAGCTCGAGGCATCCGGTTCGCTCACCGCCAAGCTCGGGGACATGCAGCACCGGGCCGAGCTCTACGAGCTCGTCGACTACGAGGCGTACAACCACTTCGACACCTCGATCTTCAACTTCACCGTCGCACGCTGA
- a CDS encoding AAA family ATPase produces the protein MAVNETRRPRVVMMCGPGGAGKTTYAKRLERDGWTRLSFEVEFWERGITTMPSADVVAEVAAELKASLLRQVAAGNDVVLDFGFWFRRQRDEYRALLAPRGIVPETVYLATSLEVILSRVGDRHGRGADDWPLTEQTATEYFERFEPPTAEEGPLEVVSEAV, from the coding sequence GTGGCGGTGAACGAGACACGACGACCCCGCGTCGTCATGATGTGCGGGCCGGGCGGTGCCGGCAAGACCACCTACGCCAAGCGCCTCGAGCGCGACGGCTGGACGCGGCTGTCGTTCGAGGTGGAGTTCTGGGAGCGTGGGATCACGACGATGCCCTCCGCCGATGTGGTCGCCGAGGTGGCGGCAGAACTGAAGGCGAGCCTGCTGCGCCAGGTCGCGGCGGGGAACGACGTCGTGCTCGACTTCGGATTCTGGTTCCGGCGACAACGCGACGAGTATCGCGCACTGCTCGCACCCCGGGGCATCGTGCCCGAGACGGTGTACCTCGCGACGAGTCTCGAGGTCATCCTGAGTCGAGTCGGCGACCGGCACGGCAGGGGAGCGGACGACTGGCCGCTCACCGAGCAGACGGCGACCGAGTACTTCGAGCGGTTCGAGCCGCCGACGGCCGAGGAGGGGCCGCTCGAGGTGGTCTCCGAGGCCGTGTGA
- a CDS encoding M24 family metallopeptidase: MSTDATATTTDRLDRLAAAARDAGIDVSLIAPGPDLAYLVGHSVASHERLTLLAVPSGSPGDAVMVLPALERGGWEGSTAEAAGIRFITWLDGQDPYAMLLDALDAGGALGSAAVDDHLPYLHAFRLQQTRPALRLQPAGELIAELRMRKQPAEIDELAAVGAAIDRVHLRIGEWLRAGRTENEVAADIAEALVEEGHRSADFVIVASGPNGASPHHEASDRVIEAGDPVVVDIGGPNPAGYNSDSTRTYLVAGGEPDPEFAKVHELVRTAQRAAVAAVRPGATAESIDRAAREVLEQAGYGEYFITRTGHGIGLEVHEHPYIVAGNTRPLEPGMAFSIEPGVYLPGRFGVRIEDIVVVGDEGAVLMNNSPVELLTI, from the coding sequence ATGTCGACCGACGCCACCGCCACGACCACCGACCGCCTCGACCGACTGGCCGCCGCCGCCCGCGACGCGGGCATCGACGTCTCGCTGATCGCGCCCGGCCCCGATCTCGCCTATCTCGTCGGCCACTCGGTCGCCTCGCACGAGCGGCTGACGCTGCTCGCGGTGCCGTCGGGTTCGCCGGGAGACGCCGTCATGGTCCTGCCCGCGTTGGAGCGCGGCGGCTGGGAGGGCAGCACGGCCGAGGCGGCCGGCATCCGGTTCATCACCTGGCTCGACGGGCAGGACCCGTACGCGATGCTGCTGGACGCGCTCGATGCGGGCGGCGCACTCGGCAGCGCCGCCGTCGACGACCACCTGCCGTACCTGCACGCGTTCCGGCTGCAGCAGACCCGGCCGGCGCTGCGCCTGCAGCCGGCCGGCGAGCTCATCGCCGAACTGCGCATGCGCAAGCAGCCGGCCGAGATCGACGAACTCGCGGCGGTGGGCGCGGCGATCGACCGCGTGCACCTGCGCATCGGCGAGTGGCTGCGCGCCGGTCGCACCGAGAACGAGGTCGCCGCCGACATCGCCGAGGCACTCGTCGAGGAGGGGCACCGCTCGGCCGACTTCGTGATCGTCGCGTCGGGACCGAACGGGGCGTCGCCGCACCACGAGGCCTCCGACCGGGTGATCGAGGCGGGCGACCCCGTGGTCGTCGACATCGGCGGCCCGAACCCGGCCGGCTACAACTCCGACAGCACCCGCACCTACCTCGTGGCGGGCGGCGAGCCCGACCCCGAGTTCGCGAAGGTGCACGAGCTGGTGCGCACGGCGCAGCGCGCCGCAGTCGCCGCGGTGCGGCCGGGAGCGACGGCCGAGTCGATCGACCGTGCCGCCCGCGAGGTGCTCGAGCAGGCCGGTTACGGCGAGTACTTCATCACCCGCACCGGTCACGGCATCGGGCTCGAGGTGCACGAGCACCCGTACATCGTGGCCGGCAACACCCGCCCGCTCGAGCCCGGCATGGCGTTCTCGATCGAGCCGGGCGTCTACCTGCCCGGACGGTTCGGCGTGCGCATCGAGGACATCGTCGTGGTCGGCGACGAGGGCGCGGTGCTGATGAACAACTCGCCGGTCGAACTGCTGACGATCTAG
- a CDS encoding SRPBCC family protein, with protein MTAKPTGHYVLKADGLYLQFDRLFHAPIEDVWYSLTNPNAMKGWIGTYTGSPATGGVRFQMSEEGAEWMNVSILECDAPHRFTADSGSGPSGVRVFCHLVEGGGMTTLTLGQRVKDGADAASIGPGWDFYLDRLIASRSGSALPAWETYFPSFSPHYRGLTVPDAAKG; from the coding sequence ATGACCGCGAAACCGACCGGGCACTACGTGCTGAAGGCCGACGGGCTCTACCTGCAGTTCGACCGCCTGTTCCACGCCCCCATCGAGGACGTCTGGTACAGCCTCACCAACCCGAACGCGATGAAGGGCTGGATCGGCACGTACACCGGCAGCCCGGCGACGGGCGGCGTCCGCTTCCAGATGAGCGAGGAGGGGGCCGAGTGGATGAACGTCTCCATCCTCGAGTGCGACGCCCCGCACCGGTTCACGGCCGACTCGGGCTCGGGCCCGAGCGGCGTGCGCGTGTTCTGCCACCTCGTCGAGGGCGGCGGCATGACGACCCTCACCCTCGGCCAGCGCGTGAAAGACGGGGCGGATGCGGCGAGCATCGGTCCCGGCTGGGACTTCTACCTCGACCGGCTCATCGCCTCGCGTTCCGGGTCGGCGTTGCCGGCCTGGGAGACGTACTTCCCGTCGTTCTCGCCGCACTACCGCGGACTGACGGTGCCCGACGCCGCGAAGGGCTGA
- a CDS encoding AI-2E family transporter: MNTAERLRRRERPASRRRGGLFVDHPLRWGFIVTLGVLLALMLASALVALQGVVLSVFVAAFVALGLDPLIRWFQRRGMSRGTAIVTVILIFVAVVIGVIWLVVPPVVNQAAVFIKTMPAEVHHLVDSGWFERYDDSTNGVLSSIVEWIGGVLTDPDTWAAIGGGALQFGAALLDGISTSVFVVVLSIYFIATLDTTKRACYTLVAASHRERVESLAERIMLSVGKYLSGMVVLAFFNAVWSTILLSLVGVRYALFIGVLAFFITLIPLIGTVITTVIMTIVALFVSPVAGLIVLIAMLVYMQVEAYVLTPKVMGKAVQVPGTIVLISALAGGTLLGLLGALVAIPISAGILLIIREVVIPKQARS, translated from the coding sequence GTGAACACGGCAGAACGACTCCGCCGGCGCGAGCGCCCGGCATCCCGCCGGCGCGGCGGACTCTTCGTGGACCACCCCCTGCGCTGGGGGTTCATCGTCACGCTCGGCGTGCTGCTCGCGCTCATGCTGGCGTCGGCGCTCGTCGCCCTGCAGGGCGTCGTGCTCTCGGTATTCGTGGCCGCGTTCGTCGCGCTCGGGCTCGACCCGCTCATCCGCTGGTTCCAGCGGCGGGGCATGTCGCGCGGTACGGCGATCGTCACCGTCATCCTGATCTTCGTCGCCGTCGTGATCGGCGTCATCTGGCTCGTGGTGCCGCCCGTCGTCAACCAGGCCGCGGTGTTCATCAAGACGATGCCCGCCGAGGTGCACCACCTCGTCGACTCGGGCTGGTTCGAGCGGTACGACGACTCGACGAACGGCGTGCTCTCGTCGATCGTCGAGTGGATCGGCGGCGTGCTCACCGATCCCGACACGTGGGCGGCGATCGGCGGCGGAGCGCTGCAGTTCGGGGCCGCCCTGCTCGACGGCATCTCGACGAGCGTCTTCGTCGTCGTGCTCTCGATCTACTTCATCGCGACCCTCGACACCACCAAGCGCGCCTGCTACACGCTCGTGGCCGCGAGCCACCGGGAGCGCGTCGAGAGCCTCGCCGAGCGCATCATGCTCTCGGTCGGCAAGTACCTCAGCGGCATGGTCGTGCTCGCGTTCTTCAACGCGGTGTGGTCGACGATCCTGCTCTCGCTCGTCGGCGTGCGCTATGCGCTCTTCATCGGTGTGCTCGCGTTCTTCATCACGCTCATCCCCCTCATCGGCACCGTCATCACGACCGTGATCATGACGATCGTCGCCCTCTTCGTATCGCCGGTCGCCGGTCTCATCGTGCTCATCGCGATGCTCGTCTACATGCAGGTCGAGGCGTACGTGCTCACGCCGAAGGTCATGGGCAAGGCGGTGCAGGTGCCCGGCACGATCGTGCTCATCTCGGCGCTCGCGGGCGGCACCCTGCTCGGCCTCCTCGGCGCCCTCGTGGCGATCCCGATCTCGGCCGGCATCCTGCTCATCATCCGCGAGGTCGTCATCCCGAAGCAGGCGCGCAGCTAG
- a CDS encoding bifunctional 2-methylcitrate synthase/citrate synthase, whose translation MAEQEIYKGLAGVPVDYTAISKVNPETNSLLYRGYPVQELAASCTFEEVAYLLWYGELPNDDELAAFEDRERSLRGLDHEVKRIIDELPLEAHPMDVVRTAVSVIGASDPMTSDASPEADLDKAIRLFAKLPSIVAYDQRRRHELEFVEPRDDLGYSANFLWQAFGEVPELPVVNAFDVSMILYAEHSFNASTFTARVITSTLADLYSAVTGAIGALKGPLHGGANEAVMHTFDEIGAGPGGAERAVAWLDDALASKRKIMGFGHRVYKNGDSRVPTMRDAMERMVDFYDRPDLLELYVALEQAMGERKNIKPNLDYPAGPTYHLMGFDTLTFTPLFVASRVTGWTAHIMEQAASNALIRPLSVYNGVDERHVPAKG comes from the coding sequence ATGGCCGAGCAGGAGATCTACAAGGGGCTGGCCGGGGTGCCGGTCGACTACACCGCCATCTCGAAGGTCAACCCCGAGACGAACTCGCTGCTCTACCGCGGCTACCCGGTGCAGGAGCTCGCCGCCTCCTGCACGTTCGAGGAGGTCGCCTACCTGCTCTGGTACGGCGAGCTGCCGAACGACGACGAGCTCGCGGCCTTCGAGGACCGCGAGCGGTCGCTGCGCGGGCTCGACCACGAGGTCAAGCGCATCATCGACGAGCTGCCGCTCGAGGCGCACCCGATGGACGTCGTGCGCACGGCCGTCAGCGTCATCGGCGCGAGCGATCCCATGACTTCGGATGCCTCGCCCGAGGCCGACCTCGACAAGGCGATCCGCCTCTTCGCGAAGCTGCCGTCGATCGTCGCCTACGACCAGCGCCGCCGGCACGAGCTCGAGTTCGTCGAGCCGCGCGACGACCTCGGCTACTCGGCGAACTTCCTGTGGCAGGCGTTCGGCGAGGTGCCCGAGCTGCCGGTCGTGAACGCGTTCGACGTGTCGATGATCCTGTACGCCGAGCACTCGTTCAACGCTTCGACGTTCACCGCGCGCGTGATCACGTCGACCCTCGCCGACCTGTACTCGGCGGTCACGGGTGCGATCGGTGCGCTCAAGGGTCCGCTGCACGGCGGCGCGAACGAGGCGGTCATGCACACGTTCGACGAGATCGGCGCGGGCCCAGGCGGCGCCGAGCGGGCGGTAGCCTGGCTCGACGACGCGCTCGCGTCGAAGCGCAAGATCATGGGCTTCGGGCACCGCGTCTACAAGAACGGCGACTCGCGGGTGCCGACGATGCGCGACGCCATGGAGCGCATGGTCGACTTCTACGACCGCCCCGACCTGCTCGAGCTGTACGTCGCGCTCGAGCAGGCGATGGGCGAGCGCAAGAACATCAAGCCGAACCTCGACTACCCGGCCGGCCCGACCTACCACCTGATGGGCTTCGACACGCTCACCTTCACTCCGCTCTTCGTCGCCTCCCGGGTGACCGGGTGGACGGCGCACATCATGGAGCAGGCCGCGTCGAACGCGCTCATCCGCCCGCTGTCGGTGTACAACGGCGTCGACGAACGGCACGTCCCGGCCAAGGGCTGA
- a CDS encoding acyl-CoA thioesterase: MHMFFRTMLHFVLARFRSRLGHGDVARTNFITLPTDLDILNHMNNGVYFSIMDVARFEMLVRNGVWQLMKERGWYPVVASETMTFRKSLNPWDRFTIESRIVGHDDKAVYMEQRFVRPSAADGSPEIYATGHIRARFLRKSGGTVPMSELVEAFGVDGFDGIPEWIERWGDDVALPATRAAAPSIWK, from the coding sequence ATGCACATGTTCTTCCGCACGATGCTGCATTTCGTGCTCGCCCGCTTCCGCAGCCGGCTCGGCCACGGCGACGTCGCCCGCACGAACTTCATCACCCTGCCGACCGACCTCGACATCCTCAACCACATGAACAACGGGGTCTACTTCTCGATCATGGATGTCGCGCGGTTCGAGATGCTCGTGCGCAACGGCGTGTGGCAGCTCATGAAGGAGCGCGGCTGGTACCCGGTCGTCGCGAGCGAGACGATGACGTTCCGCAAGTCGCTCAACCCGTGGGACCGGTTCACGATCGAGTCGCGCATCGTCGGTCACGACGACAAGGCCGTCTACATGGAGCAGCGGTTCGTGCGGCCGTCGGCGGCAGACGGATCGCCCGAGATCTACGCGACCGGGCACATCAGGGCGCGGTTCCTGCGCAAGTCGGGCGGCACCGTGCCGATGTCCGAGCTCGTCGAGGCGTTCGGCGTCGACGGCTTCGACGGCATCCCCGAGTGGATCGAGCGCTGGGGCGATGACGTCGCGCTGCCCGCGACGCGCGCCGCGGCACCCTCGATCTGGAAGTGA